A region from the Sutcliffiella horikoshii genome encodes:
- the fabZ gene encoding 3-hydroxyacyl-ACP dehydratase FabZ, whose amino-acid sequence MLEINEIKAIIPHRYPFLLIDRIVEIEEGQRAIGIKNVTANEEFFNGHFPEFPVMPGVLIVEALAQVGAVAMLKKEENKGRLAFFTGIDNCRFKKQVVPGDQLRLEVEMTRVRGSIGKGKGVATVDGQLVCELEMMFALGPKQ is encoded by the coding sequence ATGCTTGAAATTAATGAAATTAAAGCGATCATTCCACATAGATATCCGTTCCTTTTGATAGACAGAATCGTTGAAATCGAAGAAGGACAACGTGCGATTGGCATCAAAAACGTAACAGCTAACGAAGAGTTCTTCAACGGACATTTCCCTGAGTTCCCGGTAATGCCTGGTGTACTTATTGTTGAAGCATTAGCCCAAGTTGGAGCAGTAGCAATGCTAAAAAAAGAAGAAAACAAAGGACGCCTTGCATTCTTCACTGGTATCGACAACTGTCGCTTTAAGAAACAAGTAGTTCCTGGGGACCAGCTTCGCCTGGAGGTCGAAATGACTCGTGTACGCGGCAGCATCGGGAAGGGCAAGGGAGTTGCGACGGTTGACGGACAACTTGTTTGTGAACTGGAAATGATGTTTGCGCTAGGACCAAAGCAGTAA
- a CDS encoding formyltransferase family protein: MKKKIAFATCVQLGLSCIEEIYRVGGNLDLLITLHDEKARNKSGRIYLDEVATKHDAPLLKINNINDQNVLQALKDHQIDWLFIIGWSQIAKKEVLEAPTYGCIGMHPTLLPTGRGRAAIPWAIIKGLDETGVTMFKLDQGVDTGDIIGQGVIELDQTTTATELYQKVDDMHITLIAKYWEDIVNNNITLTKQNNIVATEWPGRKPEDGEILSNMTVDEADKLIRAVTHPYPGAFYKDGDKTIRIWSGKTSDTDGEIELSDGYLKLIDYEIEGL; the protein is encoded by the coding sequence TTGAAGAAAAAAATAGCATTTGCGACATGTGTCCAGTTAGGACTTAGTTGCATTGAAGAAATATACCGCGTAGGTGGCAACTTAGATTTACTCATCACTCTTCATGATGAGAAAGCAAGGAATAAGTCGGGAAGAATCTATTTGGATGAGGTTGCAACTAAGCATGATGCACCATTACTAAAAATCAATAATATTAATGATCAGAATGTACTTCAAGCATTAAAAGATCACCAAATAGATTGGCTATTCATTATCGGTTGGTCACAAATAGCCAAAAAGGAAGTTCTTGAAGCACCTACCTATGGCTGTATTGGTATGCACCCTACATTATTACCTACTGGTAGGGGACGAGCAGCAATACCCTGGGCAATTATTAAAGGCTTAGATGAAACAGGTGTAACGATGTTTAAGTTAGATCAAGGTGTTGATACTGGTGACATTATTGGCCAAGGGGTAATAGAACTGGATCAAACTACAACAGCTACAGAGCTCTATCAAAAAGTTGACGATATGCATATTACACTTATAGCAAAGTATTGGGAAGATATTGTTAATAATAACATTACACTAACAAAGCAAAATAATATTGTTGCTACTGAATGGCCTGGAAGAAAGCCTGAAGATGGCGAAATCCTAAGTAACATGACTGTAGATGAAGCAGATAAATTGATTAGAGCTGTTACACACCCGTATCCAGGTGCATTTTACAAAGATGGAGATAAAACTATTAGAATTTGGTCAGGTAAAACAAGCGATACTGATGGAGAAATAGAACTTAGCGACGGTTATTTGAAATTAATAGATTATGAGATAGAGGGATTGTAA
- the galU gene encoding UTP--glucose-1-phosphate uridylyltransferase GalU: MQKVRKAIIPAAGLGTRFLPATKAQPKEMLPIVDKPTIQFIIEEAVASGIEDIIIVSGRGKRAIEDHFDKSYELEETLAKKGKFEQLEEIQEISKLANIHYIRQKEPLGLGHAIGCAKRFIGDEPFAVLLGDDIVYSPEKPCLKQLIEVYDRFNSSVLGVQQVPIEDVSKYGVISKKNGEIDEHCFHIDSLVEKPKMEDAPSNHAIMGRYILRPEIFDILETQAPGAGGEIQLTDAIKELNEKQMVVAYEFSGVRHDVGDKFGFIKAQLDFALEREDLREQILMYMEQLLEKANTSV, translated from the coding sequence GTGCAAAAAGTAAGAAAAGCAATTATTCCAGCTGCAGGATTAGGCACGAGATTCCTTCCTGCGACAAAGGCTCAGCCAAAAGAGATGCTTCCAATTGTAGACAAGCCTACCATCCAATTCATCATTGAAGAAGCGGTGGCTTCAGGAATTGAAGATATCATCATTGTAAGCGGACGTGGCAAGCGTGCAATTGAAGATCATTTTGATAAGTCATATGAGCTAGAAGAGACATTAGCGAAAAAAGGTAAGTTTGAACAGCTAGAAGAAATCCAAGAAATCTCCAAACTTGCAAACATTCATTACATCCGTCAAAAAGAACCACTTGGGCTTGGACATGCAATTGGATGTGCAAAACGCTTTATCGGAGACGAGCCATTTGCGGTATTGCTGGGAGACGATATTGTTTACTCCCCAGAGAAACCATGTTTGAAGCAATTGATTGAAGTATACGACCGTTTTAACTCTTCCGTTTTAGGTGTACAACAAGTACCGATAGAGGATGTATCCAAGTATGGCGTTATCTCTAAGAAGAACGGTGAAATTGATGAGCATTGCTTCCATATTGATAGCTTAGTAGAAAAACCAAAGATGGAAGATGCACCATCTAATCATGCCATCATGGGGAGATACATACTTCGCCCTGAGATATTCGACATTTTGGAAACACAAGCACCTGGTGCTGGCGGAGAAATTCAGCTTACAGATGCAATTAAAGAATTAAACGAAAAACAGATGGTCGTTGCTTATGAATTCAGTGGAGTACGTCATGATGTTGGTGATAAGTTTGGGTTCATAAAGGCCCAGTTGGATTTTGCTTTGGAGCGAGAGGATTTACGAGAGCAAATTCTAATGTATATGGAACAGTTGTTGGAAAAGGCTAATACAAGTGTATAA
- a CDS encoding PIG-L deacetylase family protein: MSYLVVIAHPDDEVLGAGATMYKLAQEGHSVNVCILSGDVNARNHRPSTEELYADVDSSMEIIGVDKVIYGDFPNIEFNMVPHLKLVQFIEKAIIETNADVIFTHHPADLNNDHLHTSLACQAAARLFQRRSDVKPLKELLFMEVPSSTEWGLNKSMNQFSPNTFVEVGEESVDKKIAALAQYRGVMRDFPHPRSNEAIKGLAAYRGGQAGMIYAEAFESVLRRGL; this comes from the coding sequence ATGTCATATTTAGTTGTAATTGCACATCCAGATGATGAAGTGTTAGGCGCAGGAGCTACCATGTACAAGCTTGCACAGGAAGGTCACTCTGTGAATGTTTGTATTCTTTCAGGTGATGTGAATGCGAGAAACCACCGTCCAAGTACTGAAGAGTTGTATGCAGATGTAGATAGTTCTATGGAGATTATCGGTGTAGATAAAGTAATTTATGGAGATTTCCCAAATATTGAGTTTAATATGGTACCGCATTTAAAGCTTGTACAATTTATTGAAAAAGCAATTATAGAAACGAATGCAGATGTGATTTTCACGCATCATCCTGCAGATTTAAATAACGATCACTTACATACATCACTAGCATGTCAGGCTGCAGCAAGGTTATTCCAGCGCCGAAGTGATGTTAAGCCACTAAAAGAATTATTGTTTATGGAAGTGCCTTCGTCTACAGAATGGGGGCTAAACAAATCCATGAATCAATTCTCTCCAAATACATTTGTTGAAGTGGGAGAAGAGAGTGTTGATAAGAAAATAGCTGCGTTAGCACAGTACCGTGGTGTGATGAGGGATTTTCCACATCCAAGAAGTAATGAGGCAATAAAAGGACTAGCTGCATACCGAGGTGGACAAGCGGGAATGATATATGCAGAGGCATTTGAAAGTGTATTAAGAAGAGGACTCTAA
- a CDS encoding DNA-directed RNA polymerase subunit beta: protein MEQETGKKSLSREELRKAQKNKASQQEEVSATEERPKKYKFRIRLIPIWLRLIIMVVVMAVAVVAGAMFGYGVLGGGNPMDVLNKETWQHILDLVNKE, encoded by the coding sequence ATGGAGCAAGAAACAGGCAAAAAGAGCTTATCCAGGGAAGAGTTGCGCAAAGCTCAAAAAAATAAAGCAAGTCAACAAGAAGAAGTAAGTGCAACAGAAGAACGTCCCAAAAAATATAAGTTTCGAATCCGACTTATCCCAATATGGCTACGCTTAATCATAATGGTAGTTGTCATGGCAGTGGCGGTAGTTGCTGGGGCGATGTTCGGGTATGGGGTGCTAGGTGGCGGCAATCCGATGGATGTACTCAACAAAGAAACTTGGCAGCATATTCTCGATCTGGTTAACAAAGAATAA
- a CDS encoding flagellar hook-basal body protein — protein sequence MLRGFYTATAGMISQQRRMEMMSNNLANANTPGYKADQGSLRSFPDLLLQRMEQANGTKTFSPMSNPNNPVRLSTGVYLQETKPKHTQGDLRPTGNDTDLAILNQNLPENASVYFTVEQVDGTPRYTRNGNFSIDPDGYLTTNSGLYVLDENENRIQIRSRSMLVQQDGTILEGDIRNTRLGIALANNPDELVREGNGLYRTAEDVPPLQNAAGAPGVDYSISQGHIERSNVDTAQAMSDMTAAYRAFEANQKVIQAYDMSMQKAANEIGRIN from the coding sequence GTGTTACGTGGATTCTATACTGCTACAGCGGGGATGATTTCTCAGCAGCGCCGCATGGAAATGATGTCGAACAATCTGGCAAATGCCAATACGCCTGGTTATAAAGCGGATCAAGGTTCATTAAGATCTTTCCCTGATTTACTCTTACAACGAATGGAGCAAGCAAACGGTACGAAAACATTCAGTCCTATGTCGAATCCGAATAATCCAGTACGACTTAGTACTGGTGTGTACTTGCAAGAAACGAAGCCTAAACATACACAGGGTGACTTGCGTCCTACCGGAAATGATACAGATCTTGCAATCCTAAACCAAAACCTTCCCGAGAATGCTTCGGTTTATTTCACGGTGGAGCAAGTAGATGGCACCCCGCGCTATACAAGGAACGGAAACTTCTCCATTGATCCTGATGGCTACTTAACAACAAATAGCGGTCTTTACGTGTTGGATGAAAATGAAAACCGTATTCAGATAAGGTCACGCTCAATGCTTGTTCAGCAAGACGGCACGATTCTTGAAGGCGATATTCGAAATACGCGTCTTGGAATAGCACTTGCCAATAACCCAGATGAGCTTGTTAGAGAAGGTAACGGCCTATACAGAACTGCAGAAGATGTTCCTCCTCTTCAAAATGCAGCAGGAGCACCTGGAGTGGACTATTCCATTTCACAAGGTCATATTGAACGATCCAATGTAGACACCGCCCAAGCGATGAGTGATATGACTGCCGCCTACAGAGCATTTGAAGCCAATCAGAAGGTAATTCAAGCCTATGATATGAGCATGCAAAAAGCAGCAAATGAAATTGGTCGCATCAACTAA
- a CDS encoding CpsD/CapB family tyrosine-protein kinase codes for MALKNLKKKQKSSATTSRHLIADKLPKSPISEQYRTIRTNIQFSSVDKNLRSIMVTSSGPSEGKSTTASNMAVVFAQQGKKVLFIDADLRKPTAHYTFQQNNVTGLTTVLTRQSLLRETINTTRIDNLDILTSGPIPPNPAELLSSKALEEMLAASYLQYDMVIFDTPPVLAVTDAQILANKCDGTIMVVASGATEKDNAQKAKELLDSAQAKLLGVVLNGKKKSDGALYYYYGGK; via the coding sequence TTGGCTCTTAAGAACTTAAAGAAAAAACAAAAATCAAGTGCTACAACTAGTCGTCACTTGATTGCAGACAAATTGCCGAAGTCCCCGATCTCTGAACAATACAGAACCATAAGAACGAACATCCAGTTCTCATCTGTGGACAAGAACCTGCGCTCCATCATGGTGACATCCTCAGGTCCATCTGAAGGGAAGTCCACAACCGCAAGTAATATGGCGGTAGTATTTGCGCAACAAGGCAAGAAGGTTTTATTCATCGATGCTGACCTGCGTAAACCTACAGCACATTACACTTTCCAACAGAATAACGTAACAGGATTAACAACTGTCCTCACAAGACAGTCACTATTACGCGAAACTATCAACACCACAAGAATTGACAACCTGGATATCCTAACAAGTGGTCCAATCCCACCAAACCCTGCTGAATTATTAAGCTCTAAGGCACTAGAAGAGATGCTGGCTGCTTCGTATCTGCAGTATGATATGGTAATTTTTGATACTCCTCCTGTACTTGCAGTAACAGATGCGCAAATCTTAGCAAACAAGTGCGATGGAACCATCATGGTTGTGGCAAGTGGAGCAACAGAAAAAGATAATGCACAAAAAGCCAAAGAATTATTAGATTCAGCACAAGCTAAACTACTAGGCGTTGTGTTAAATGGTAAAAAGAAATCGGACGGTGCACTCTACTATTATTATGGAGGGAAATAG
- a CDS encoding polysaccharide biosynthesis protein: MTYKKRLSFLILVDSLIVLSSIYVSFWMLIPDTNIFSSQTLLLSSLSLIIWHHLFAYTYKLYHKAWEYASIGELMGILKAVTYSVAVTGFVQLLVVGNVYGRALIITWMLHMIFIGGSRFSWRVYRDFYYKKSTDKKRTLIVGAGAAGSMVARQLLQNREAELLPVAFVDDDEKKHKLQVLGIPVLGSVKDIETIVSKLEIENIIIAIPSLGKKDINTIYQECVKTDAKTKIIPMLEDLMSGKISVNEFRDVEVEDLLGRDPVKLDMESISESITGKTVLVTGAGGSIGSEICRQISNFTPENLILLGHGENSIYSIELELRAKYDTTINIFTEIADIQDRSKIFNIMEKYMPDVVYHAAAHKHVPLMERNPEEAVKNNIFGSKNVAEAADTFGVNTFVLVSSDKAVNPTNIMGSTKRFAEMVVQLLAQESKTKFVAVRFGNVLGSRGSVIPLFKKQIQAGGPVTVTHPDMTRYFMTIPEASRLVIQAGTLARGGEVFVLDMGEPVKIVDLAKNLITLSGYSIEEIGINYSGIRPGEKMYEELLNENEIHKADIFPKIHIGKAPLKEEEILSYFLTNFETMSEPELRKYLLSVANNKEDDLKHLYKRKVSV; this comes from the coding sequence TTGACGTATAAAAAACGGCTTTCATTCCTAATTTTAGTTGATTCCCTAATTGTCCTGTCTTCTATTTATGTGAGTTTCTGGATGTTGATCCCGGATACCAACATCTTTAGTTCCCAAACATTACTATTAAGCTCTTTGTCACTAATCATTTGGCATCATTTATTTGCTTATACATACAAGCTTTACCATAAAGCATGGGAATACGCTAGCATCGGTGAATTAATGGGAATTCTGAAAGCTGTTACTTATTCAGTCGCAGTAACTGGGTTTGTACAGTTGTTGGTAGTTGGCAATGTGTATGGAAGAGCGTTGATAATCACATGGATGCTCCACATGATTTTTATCGGAGGTTCCAGATTTTCCTGGAGAGTCTATCGCGACTTCTATTATAAAAAGTCTACCGATAAGAAACGTACATTAATTGTAGGTGCTGGAGCTGCAGGTAGCATGGTGGCAAGGCAATTGCTGCAAAATAGAGAAGCTGAGTTATTGCCAGTTGCTTTTGTGGATGACGATGAAAAGAAACATAAACTTCAAGTATTGGGGATTCCAGTACTCGGTAGTGTGAAAGATATTGAAACAATAGTATCTAAGCTAGAAATAGAAAATATTATCATTGCGATCCCGTCACTCGGTAAGAAAGACATCAATACCATCTATCAAGAATGCGTAAAAACAGATGCCAAAACAAAAATCATACCGATGCTAGAGGATCTCATGTCCGGAAAAATATCCGTTAATGAATTCCGTGACGTGGAAGTGGAAGACCTTCTTGGAAGAGACCCAGTAAAATTAGATATGGAAAGTATCTCAGAATCCATTACAGGAAAAACAGTCCTTGTAACAGGAGCAGGGGGATCCATAGGGTCAGAAATCTGTCGTCAGATATCAAACTTCACACCTGAAAACCTAATATTGCTCGGTCATGGTGAGAACAGCATTTATTCTATTGAGTTAGAACTTCGTGCAAAATACGATACAACTATTAACATCTTTACTGAAATTGCAGACATACAAGATAGAAGCAAAATCTTCAACATTATGGAAAAGTATATGCCGGATGTAGTTTACCATGCAGCAGCACATAAGCATGTGCCATTGATGGAACGCAACCCAGAAGAAGCAGTTAAGAACAACATCTTTGGTTCTAAAAATGTGGCAGAGGCGGCGGATACATTCGGAGTAAACACATTTGTGCTCGTTTCTTCCGACAAAGCAGTGAACCCTACTAATATTATGGGATCTACGAAACGATTTGCCGAAATGGTCGTTCAGCTGCTCGCACAGGAAAGCAAAACAAAATTTGTAGCCGTTCGCTTTGGGAATGTACTTGGGAGTAGAGGAAGTGTAATCCCTCTATTTAAAAAACAAATTCAAGCTGGAGGTCCGGTAACGGTAACTCATCCCGATATGACCCGCTATTTCATGACTATACCAGAAGCTTCAAGATTAGTAATACAGGCAGGTACTCTAGCGCGAGGCGGAGAGGTATTCGTCTTAGATATGGGCGAACCGGTCAAAATAGTCGATCTGGCAAAAAATCTTATCACTCTTTCCGGCTATTCGATTGAAGAGATTGGGATTAACTACTCCGGTATCAGACCAGGAGAGAAAATGTATGAAGAACTACTAAACGAAAATGAAATCCATAAAGCGGATATCTTCCCTAAGATTCATATTGGGAAAGCACCATTAAAAGAGGAAGAAATATTAAGTTACTTCTTAACAAACTTCGAAACGATGAGTGAACCTGAATTAAGAAAATATCTACTTTCTGTTGCGAATAACAAAGAAGATGATTTAAAGCACTTATATAAAAGAAAAGTTTCGGTTTAA
- a CDS encoding flagellar hook-basal body protein, which produces MNRIMLNATNTMNQLQKQLDLISHNVANVDTVGYKQRSASFQELLAQQSNNQPLSQYDNQTARQSELGIRVGSGSGLSKTQLHLTQGPMKATDRMLDFALTKEDQFFTVQVTQNGQTSTQFTRNGVFYLSPINNAEVMLVTSEGHPVLDSDEQPIILPENVKEVKLQESGILSAIMTDGQAIARELGMAEVIRPQMLEARPGSLYALPLANVADPEAVVGYIQGGARQDIRMQQGVLEQSNVDLASEMTELTLMQRSYQFNAKSVQFADQMMGLVNGLKS; this is translated from the coding sequence ATGAATAGAATCATGCTAAATGCAACAAATACGATGAATCAGCTACAAAAACAATTGGACTTAATCTCACACAATGTGGCGAATGTGGATACAGTTGGATATAAACAGAGAAGTGCTTCCTTTCAAGAGTTACTTGCCCAACAATCGAATAACCAGCCACTATCACAATATGATAACCAAACGGCCCGTCAATCTGAGCTAGGCATTAGAGTTGGCTCTGGGTCAGGATTAAGTAAAACACAGCTTCACTTAACCCAAGGACCTATGAAAGCGACGGATCGTATGTTAGACTTTGCACTGACAAAGGAAGATCAGTTCTTTACGGTTCAAGTTACGCAAAATGGGCAAACTAGTACACAATTTACACGAAATGGTGTATTCTATTTGTCGCCAATCAATAATGCAGAAGTAATGCTTGTTACTTCTGAAGGACATCCGGTGCTGGATAGTGACGAGCAGCCAATCATCCTGCCGGAAAATGTGAAGGAAGTCAAACTTCAGGAAAGCGGCATTCTTTCTGCCATTATGACAGATGGACAAGCCATTGCACGTGAGCTTGGGATGGCAGAGGTGATTAGACCGCAGATGCTTGAGGCGAGACCAGGTTCTCTTTATGCGCTTCCTCTAGCAAATGTTGCCGACCCGGAAGCCGTGGTAGGATACATACAAGGTGGAGCGCGTCAGGATATCCGCATGCAGCAAGGTGTGTTGGAGCAGTCCAACGTTGACCTTGCTTCAGAAATGACGGAGCTGACGTTAATGCAACGTTCGTATCAATTTAATGCTAAATCTGTCCAGTTTGCAGACCAGATGATGGGACTTGTAAACGGATTGAAATCATAA
- a CDS encoding sugar transferase: MEGKKIQRSIKRTMDIVISLVVLIPFLLIWVTIAILVKVTSKGPIFFLQDRPGLNKQIFKVYKYRTMKPGSDVMVKGQEVKKDDDRITYIGKFLRRSKLDEIPQILNVLKGEMSLVGPRPERIASLVDYDDEISKRLDMRPGMTGLAQVSGNIHLSLKDRYKLDVYYIENYSLWLDLKIIMRTIGVVVLGEDRYLDKSLVNIKHEYNEVAATKEEAVSIEEDSSNRSE; this comes from the coding sequence ATGGAAGGGAAAAAGATTCAAAGATCTATAAAGAGAACGATGGATATTGTAATCTCATTGGTTGTGTTAATTCCTTTTCTACTAATATGGGTAACGATTGCGATTTTAGTTAAAGTAACTTCAAAAGGACCCATATTTTTCTTGCAAGATCGACCAGGACTCAATAAACAAATATTTAAAGTATATAAATATCGAACAATGAAACCAGGGTCAGATGTAATGGTTAAGGGTCAAGAAGTTAAGAAAGATGATGACAGAATCACTTATATTGGAAAGTTTTTGAGAAGATCTAAACTTGATGAAATTCCCCAAATATTAAATGTACTAAAAGGGGAAATGAGTCTTGTCGGTCCAAGGCCTGAGAGAATTGCTTCCCTTGTGGATTATGATGATGAAATTTCTAAAAGACTAGACATGAGACCTGGTATGACAGGTTTAGCACAAGTGAGCGGAAATATTCATTTATCTTTAAAAGATAGGTACAAGCTGGATGTTTATTATATAGAAAACTATAGCTTATGGCTTGATTTAAAGATTATCATGAGAACAATTGGAGTAGTTGTGCTAGGGGAAGATAGATACCTTGACAAGAGTTTAGTCAATATTAAACATGAATACAATGAAGTGGCAGCTACAAAAGAGGAGGCTGTTTCCATTGAAGAAGATTCTAGTAACAGGAGCGAATAG
- a CDS encoding YveK family protein: MEETISLKELFHTIKKRLSLIVLITVVLTTASGLVSYFLLTPVYQSSTQLLVNQEKTDQAAYNTGDIQANIQLINTYNVIIKSAAVLDLVSEELNGAYNSSELNNMITVGSVQNSQVLTLTVESTDPVMAANIANKTAEVFQKQVVSIMNVDNVNILAAAQVGENPSPVKPQPVLNMAIAFVVGLMAGVGLAFLLEFLDNTVKTEQDIEKLLGLPVLGTVVLIDDKDIQEAQKIARKATRTRGETVGS, from the coding sequence ATGGAAGAAACTATCAGTCTCAAAGAATTATTTCACACGATAAAGAAACGTCTTTCGCTCATTGTCCTCATTACGGTTGTACTAACCACGGCTAGCGGACTTGTGAGCTACTTTTTATTAACGCCAGTCTACCAATCTTCTACTCAGTTATTGGTAAATCAAGAAAAGACAGATCAAGCCGCCTATAATACAGGCGACATTCAAGCCAATATACAGTTGATTAATACATATAATGTCATTATCAAAAGTGCAGCAGTCCTTGATCTAGTAAGTGAAGAGTTAAACGGTGCTTATAATTCATCTGAACTAAACAATATGATTACAGTTGGAAGCGTTCAAAACTCTCAAGTATTAACGTTAACAGTGGAAAGTACGGATCCTGTTATGGCAGCAAATATCGCTAATAAAACAGCGGAAGTTTTCCAAAAGCAAGTCGTTTCCATCATGAATGTGGATAATGTAAATATCTTAGCTGCAGCTCAAGTTGGAGAAAATCCTTCACCAGTCAAGCCTCAGCCAGTATTGAATATGGCCATTGCATTTGTAGTTGGATTGATGGCGGGTGTAGGTCTAGCTTTCTTACTAGAATTCTTAGACAACACAGTGAAAACAGAACAAGACATTGAAAAACTATTAGGTCTTCCTGTTCTAGGAACGGTAGTTCTAATAGATGATAAAGATATTCAAGAAGCACAAAAAATTGCGAGAAAAGCTACAAGAACGAGAGGTGAGACCGTTGGCTCTTAA